A genomic window from Glycine max cultivar Williams 82 chromosome 17, Glycine_max_v4.0, whole genome shotgun sequence includes:
- the LOC102668333 gene encoding uncharacterized protein, with protein MAGRNDHVIADALQALAQAIRNPNRGEVGGAVEYQVHYLGTPHQGLDRFQRNNPPSFSGGYNPDGAQNWIREIEKNFQVMACPEGQKVAFGTYTLVEEVEYWWENTRQCLEAEGQDVTWDVFNRVFLEKYFPEDVRNKK; from the exons ATGGCTGGACGGAATGATCATGTGATAGCTGATGCTCTTCAAGCCTTAGCTCAGGCTATAAGGAATCCAAACAGGGGAGAAGTCGGTGGAGCTGTTGAGTACCAAgt tcattatttagggacgccacaccaAGGGTTGGACCGCTTCCAACGAAACAATCCTCCTTCTTTCAGTGGGGGATACAACCCTGATGGTGCTCAGAATTGGATAAGGGAAATTGAGAAAAATTTTCAAGTTATGGCATGTCCGGAGGGGCAAAAGGTTGCTTTTGGTACATATACTCTAGTGGAAGAAGTTGAGTATTGGTGGGAGAATACTCGCCAATGCCTAGAGGCTGAAGGTCAAGATGTGACCTGGGATGTCTTCAATAGGGTATTTTTGGAGAAATACTTTCCTGAGGATGTTAGGAACAAGAAATAG